TGATCGCTGTCGTCACCGCCCCCGACGGCGAGGTGTACCGACCCGAACTCGAAGTCGCCTTGCGGGCGTGGTCTCTCACCGACCCGGTCGCGGCCGAGTCTCAGGCTCGCATCGACGAGGCACGCCTCGAGGTGCTCCGCGGCGTCTGGCGTTCGATCAGCGATGACGAGGACGAGGTCCGCATCAGCGCGCTGCTTCCGTACGTCATCGCGGTCGGCGCCATGGTCACCCGCCCGGCCGTCGAGATCGACGACCTGCGGCGCCTTTACGAACGCATTCTGCCGTTGGTGCCGGTCGACGGCGACCCGCAGGCTTAGCGCGACACCGACTACTCAGACCTCGATGGCTCCGGGGTCGGTGACCGGGCGCTCGCAGACGAAGTTGCGGCAGACGTACGCGGCGGGTGACCCGTCGACGAGATCGCGCCCCTCGAACAGCGGCACCTCGATGCCTGCCTCACCTGCGATGACGACGGCACCCGGCGAGGTCGTACGTAGCGCCGCTCGGTGCAGCGCATCGCGAGCAGCACCGGCGGGCCCGACAACGGCGATCTCGGCGGGCCCGGCGATGAGCGCCTCGGCAACGCTCAGCGTCCAGCCCGCGAACCGTGGCGCCTTGTCGGCAACGGCGCCGGCGGCGTGTACCGCCGACTCCCCCGCTTCTCGCCACTGGGCGTCGCCGGTGACCGCACCGCACGCGACGAATGCAGCGGCGACTGCAGACGTGCCCGACGGCGACGCGTTGTCACCCGGATCGCGCGGCCGCGCGACGAGCGCATCGGCGTCGGCGGCCGTGTCGTAGAAGCCGCCGTCGCCGTCGGCGAACTGCTCGAGCACAGTCGTCAGCAGCGCCTCGGCACGATCGAGCCAACGAGCGTCGCCGGTGACTCCGAGCACCGCGAGGTACGCCTCTGCCACGCAGCCGTAGTCGTCGAGCACACCCGCGTTCATCGACGCCTGGCCCGCGCGCGAGGTGCGAACCAGTCGACCCGGTAGCGGTGTGTGAACCGTCGCGAGCAGCTCCGCGGCTCGTACTGCGGCGTCGGACCACCGTTGCTCGTCGAGCAGGACGCCCGCCTCTGCCAGCGCGGTGATCGTAAGACCGTTCCAGGCGGCGACCACCTTGTCATCGCGCGCGGGTTTCGTACGCTCCGACCGCAACGCCGCCAGCCGCGCACGGACGCGAGCCCAGCGCTGCGGATCGTCGGGGTCGTTGAGCAGCTGCAGGGTGGATGACCCGTGCTCGAACGTGCCTGCTGGTGTCACCTCCAGCAACTCCGCAGCCCAGATGCCGTCCTCGTCGCCGAGGGCCTCGCGCAGCTGGTCGGGCGTCCACACGTAGTACGCACCCTCGCGCCCGTCGGTGTCTGCGTCGAGCGCGGACGCAAACCCGCCCTCCTTCGTCGACAACTCGGCGAGCAGGAACTCCGCGGTCTCACGTACGACCCTCTCCGCGAGCGGCGAACCCGTCTGCCGCCACCAATGCAGATAGGCGCGCAGCAGCAGCGCGTTGTCGTACAACATCTTCTCGAAGTGCGGCACCCGCCAGAAGCGGTCGACGCTGTAGCGCGCGAACCCGCCGGCGAGCTGGTCGTACATCCCACCGCGTGCCATCGACTCACAGGTGTGCTCGACCATCGCGAGCGCGTCGGAGGATGCGGTACGCGCGGCATAGCGCAGCAGGAACTCCAACACCATCGAGGGCGGGAACTTCGGGCTCCCCGCGAAGCCGCCTGCCTCTGCGTCGTACTGCCCCGCGAGTGCGCGTACGGCGGCGTCGAGCTCGTCCTCGCCGAGCGGTTGCGCGGTCAGCGCCGTTGCAGCGCGCAGATGACCGACGATGTCGCCGCCGATGGCCGCGATCTGCTCCCGCTCGGTCTGCCAGGCATCGACGAGCGCCTCGAGTACCTGTCGGAACGCGGGCATCCCCGGCCGTGCCTGACCGGGGAAGTACGTGCCCGCGAAGAACGGCTCACCGTCGGGAGTCAACGCACACGTCATCGGCCAGCCGCCCTGGCCGGTCATCGCCTGGGTGGCGCCCATGTAGACGGCGTCGACGTCGGGCCTCTCCTCGCGGTCGACCTTGATGCTCACGAAATGCTCGTTCAGGTACGCGGCGGTGTCGGCGTCCTCGAACGATTCGTGAGCCATCACGTGGCACCAGTGACATGCGGCGTACCCGACACTCAGCAGCACCGGCACATCGCGCGTACGCGCCGCCTCGAACGCGTCGTCTCCCCACTCGTACCAGTCGACCGGGTTGTCGGCGTGTTGGAGCAGGTACGGCGACGTGGCGGAGGCGAGTCGGTTGGTCATGGTTCGAGGGTGTCACCCGGCGAGGAAGGCACGGACCCGACCCGGAGGATGCCCGGTCTCGCGGCGCATCGTCCGCGATAGGTGCGCCTGATCGCTGAAGCCGAGGCTGATCGCAAGTGCCGCGAGGTCCGTCTCGCCTTCGTCGATGCGCCGCAGCGCGCGGCTGACCCGTACCCGGTTGCGATACCGACTGATCGACACACCCGCATGGTGCCGGAACGTACGACTCAGATGCGCCGGCGAGGTGCGCAGTGAGCCGGCGAGCTCGACCAGGCCAGCGCTGCTGGGATCGTCGGCGAGGATCGCCTCACGCGCCCGGTCTGCGAGATCGTGGCGCCCAGGCG
The sequence above is drawn from the Nocardioidaceae bacterium SCSIO 66511 genome and encodes:
- a CDS encoding TetR/AcrR family transcriptional regulator, which encodes MGEARDRWLNDGVEVLAAEGAAGVRIDRIAARLGLSKGSFHHHFDGAEGFKRELLTHIEELLVAGLHDAVAERGVGSGRDLLERLIAVVTAPDGEVYRPELEVALRAWSLTDPVAAESQARIDEARLEVLRGVWRSISDDEDEVRISALLPYVIAVGAMVTRPAVEIDDLRRLYERILPLVPVDGDPQA
- a CDS encoding thioredoxin domain-containing protein, whose product is MTNRLASATSPYLLQHADNPVDWYEWGDDAFEAARTRDVPVLLSVGYAACHWCHVMAHESFEDADTAAYLNEHFVSIKVDREERPDVDAVYMGATQAMTGQGGWPMTCALTPDGEPFFAGTYFPGQARPGMPAFRQVLEALVDAWQTEREQIAAIGGDIVGHLRAATALTAQPLGEDELDAAVRALAGQYDAEAGGFAGSPKFPPSMVLEFLLRYAARTASSDALAMVEHTCESMARGGMYDQLAGGFARYSVDRFWRVPHFEKMLYDNALLLRAYLHWWRQTGSPLAERVVRETAEFLLAELSTKEGGFASALDADTDGREGAYYVWTPDQLREALGDEDGIWAAELLEVTPAGTFEHGSSTLQLLNDPDDPQRWARVRARLAALRSERTKPARDDKVVAAWNGLTITALAEAGVLLDEQRWSDAAVRAAELLATVHTPLPGRLVRTSRAGQASMNAGVLDDYGCVAEAYLAVLGVTGDARWLDRAEALLTTVLEQFADGDGGFYDTAADADALVARPRDPGDNASPSGTSAVAAAFVACGAVTGDAQWREAGESAVHAAGAVADKAPRFAGWTLSVAEALIAGPAEIAVVGPAGAARDALHRAALRTTSPGAVVIAGEAGIEVPLFEGRDLVDGSPAAYVCRNFVCERPVTDPGAIEV